In one window of Erinaceus europaeus chromosome 17, mEriEur2.1, whole genome shotgun sequence DNA:
- the VPS37C gene encoding vacuolar protein sorting-associated protein 37C isoform X2, with protein sequence MALATNRSLAEQNLEFQEPLEISRSNLSDKYQELRRLVQRCQEQKAKLEKFSSALQPATLLDLLQIEGMKIEEESEAMAEKFLEGEVPLETFLEAFSSMRMLSHLRRVRVEKLQEVLRRPRANPEPPAGGPPPRPPPPPCPSPQHTPPLPVEQPPPPLPSAALPYPLPYSPSPSMPVGPTAHGSLPQVPFPAATPPPAFPRHPSAQPGPRVGPSYSWSPGYPVVGGRPSTPGYPQQASYPSPGGRPPYPTQPQLPGFPGQLQPTGPPRPPYPLGPAPPYGFPPPQGPAWPGY encoded by the exons ATGGCGCTGGCCACCAACCGGAGCCTGGCCGAGCAGAACCTTGAGTTCCAGGAGCCCCTGGAGATCAGCCGTTCCAACCTCTCTGACAAGTACCAGGAGCTGCGCAGGCTGGTGCAGCGGTGCCAGGAGCAGAAGGCCAAGCTGG agaaGTTTTCCTCGGCACTGCAGCCCGCGACCTTGTTAGACCTGCTGCAGATTGAAGGCATGAAGATCGAAGAAGAGTCTGAG GCCATGGCGGAGAAGTTCTTGGAGGGTGAGGTGCCCCTGGAGACATTTCTGGAGGCCTTCTCCTCCATGCGGATGCTGTCCCACCTGCGTCGGGTCCGTGTGGAGAAGCTCCAGGAAGTGCTGAGGAGACCCAGGGCAAACCCAGAGCCACCAGCGGGCGGGCCTCCTCCCCGCCCGCCACCCCCACCATGCCCATCCCCCCAGCACACTCCCCCCCTACCCGTGGAGCAGCCCCCACCACCCCTGCCCTCCGCAGCACTCCCCTACCCACTCCCCTACAGCCCGTCCCCCTCCATGCCTGTGGGGCCCACAGCCCACGGCTCACTCCCACAGGTGCCCTTCCCTGCGGCCACCCCACCTCCGGCCTTCCCCCGTCACCCCTCAGCCCAGCCGGGGCCCAGGGTCGGCCCCAGCTACTCCTGGTCTCCAGGGTACCCTGTGGTGGGGGGCCGGCCAAGCACTCCTGGCTATCCTCAGCAGGCATCCTACCCCTCGCCCGGAGGGAGGCCTCCCTACCCCACGCAGCCCCAGCTCCCCGGCTTCCCTGGCCAGCTCCAGCCCACAGGCCCCCCTCGGCCGCCCTACCCCCTGGGCCCCGCCCCTCCCTATGGCTTCCCCCCTCCTCAGGGCCCTGCCTGGCCTGGGTACTAG
- the VPS37C gene encoding vacuolar protein sorting-associated protein 37C isoform X1 produces the protein METLKDKTLAELEEMQNNPDTIDRMAQESPEVQDLQLEREMALATNRSLAEQNLEFQEPLEISRSNLSDKYQELRRLVQRCQEQKAKLEKFSSALQPATLLDLLQIEGMKIEEESEAMAEKFLEGEVPLETFLEAFSSMRMLSHLRRVRVEKLQEVLRRPRANPEPPAGGPPPRPPPPPCPSPQHTPPLPVEQPPPPLPSAALPYPLPYSPSPSMPVGPTAHGSLPQVPFPAATPPPAFPRHPSAQPGPRVGPSYSWSPGYPVVGGRPSTPGYPQQASYPSPGGRPPYPTQPQLPGFPGQLQPTGPPRPPYPLGPAPPYGFPPPQGPAWPGY, from the exons ATGGAGACCCTAAAGGACAAGACGCTGGCGGAGCTGGAGGAGATGCAGAATAACCCGGACACCATTGACCGAATGGCCCAGGAGTCCCCTGAG GTTCAGGACCTGCAGCTGGAACGGGAGATGGCGCTGGCCACCAACCGGAGCCTGGCCGAGCAGAACCTTGAGTTCCAGGAGCCCCTGGAGATCAGCCGTTCCAACCTCTCTGACAAGTACCAGGAGCTGCGCAGGCTGGTGCAGCGGTGCCAGGAGCAGAAGGCCAAGCTGG agaaGTTTTCCTCGGCACTGCAGCCCGCGACCTTGTTAGACCTGCTGCAGATTGAAGGCATGAAGATCGAAGAAGAGTCTGAG GCCATGGCGGAGAAGTTCTTGGAGGGTGAGGTGCCCCTGGAGACATTTCTGGAGGCCTTCTCCTCCATGCGGATGCTGTCCCACCTGCGTCGGGTCCGTGTGGAGAAGCTCCAGGAAGTGCTGAGGAGACCCAGGGCAAACCCAGAGCCACCAGCGGGCGGGCCTCCTCCCCGCCCGCCACCCCCACCATGCCCATCCCCCCAGCACACTCCCCCCCTACCCGTGGAGCAGCCCCCACCACCCCTGCCCTCCGCAGCACTCCCCTACCCACTCCCCTACAGCCCGTCCCCCTCCATGCCTGTGGGGCCCACAGCCCACGGCTCACTCCCACAGGTGCCCTTCCCTGCGGCCACCCCACCTCCGGCCTTCCCCCGTCACCCCTCAGCCCAGCCGGGGCCCAGGGTCGGCCCCAGCTACTCCTGGTCTCCAGGGTACCCTGTGGTGGGGGGCCGGCCAAGCACTCCTGGCTATCCTCAGCAGGCATCCTACCCCTCGCCCGGAGGGAGGCCTCCCTACCCCACGCAGCCCCAGCTCCCCGGCTTCCCTGGCCAGCTCCAGCCCACAGGCCCCCCTCGGCCGCCCTACCCCCTGGGCCCCGCCCCTCCCTATGGCTTCCCCCCTCCTCAGGGCCCTGCCTGGCCTGGGTACTAG